The following proteins are encoded in a genomic region of Polynucleobacter paludilacus:
- a CDS encoding addiction module antidote protein: MKKTIISPYDVVEHLRTPKEMALYLQACIEESNGDAAFIARALGDIARAKGMAQVAKESGLSRESLYKALSGDRIPGFDTVLKVLAALGLSLHTKPTSKARA; encoded by the coding sequence ATGAAAAAGACAATTATCAGTCCTTATGATGTAGTGGAGCACTTACGTACCCCAAAGGAAATGGCGCTTTATCTACAAGCATGTATTGAAGAATCCAATGGGGATGCGGCGTTTATAGCAAGAGCGCTTGGTGATATAGCGCGCGCAAAAGGAATGGCTCAGGTAGCTAAGGAATCCGGGCTCTCAAGGGAAAGCCTTTACAAAGCCTTGTCTGGCGATCGAATACCGGGGTTTGATACTGTATTAAAGGTGCTGGCAGCTCTTGGTCTGAGCCTACATACAAAACCCACTAGTAAAGCTCGTGCTTAA
- a CDS encoding ParD-like family protein: MGMPVRIEDDLYELAKSEAKSEHRTIAGQIEFWAKVGRAAIDNPDLPVGFITEALASLAEPREYGTPFIPRSRKV, encoded by the coding sequence ATGGGAATGCCAGTACGAATAGAAGACGACTTGTATGAGTTAGCGAAATCAGAGGCTAAGTCTGAGCATCGAACAATTGCAGGTCAAATAGAGTTTTGGGCCAAGGTTGGTCGCGCGGCTATAGATAATCCTGACCTCCCGGTCGGATTTATTACTGAGGCCTTAGCATCACTTGCAGAGCCTAGGGAGTACGGAACACCATTTATTCCAAGATCTAGGAAGGTTTAA
- a CDS encoding type II toxin-antitoxin system PemK/MazF family toxin, translating into MIWINFNPQSGKEMKNEHPMLVISPKAFNEKTGILIGLPMTHAKSNEANPFAIKYSVGRGEPVYILTHQPKSFDWRQRSARPHPWKTLPTALFQEACEGLNSIIEISH; encoded by the coding sequence ATGATATGGATTAACTTTAATCCACAATCAGGTAAGGAAATGAAGAATGAGCACCCGATGCTTGTGATTTCACCAAAAGCATTTAATGAAAAAACTGGCATTCTTATTGGCCTTCCAATGACGCATGCGAAATCCAATGAAGCTAATCCGTTTGCCATTAAGTATTCTGTTGGCCGCGGCGAGCCCGTATATATTTTGACTCACCAACCTAAATCCTTTGATTGGCGTCAACGATCTGCAAGACCTCACCCTTGGAAGACCTTGCCAACAGCCCTTTTTCAAGAGGCTTGCGAAGGGCTAAATTCGATCATTGAGATCTCTCACTAA
- the nadC gene encoding carboxylating nicotinate-nucleotide diphosphorylase codes for MFDHNETLEQARQRNITDALTEDIGVCDWTAKLVPQKKVHAQLLVREQAVLCGVDWFEGALKRLDPSAKITWHYLEGDEMAPDTLVCDIEAGSQALLSAERPCINFLQTLSATATLTREYVNAIAGVSPNPNGCAVLDTRKTIPGLRQAQKYAVRVGGGQNQRLALWHGILIKENHIAAAGSITAALQAAAALNAGVDIQIEVENLAELDEALAAGAKSILLDNFNPIQMKLAVSINHGRALLEASGGIDLEQIREIAATGVDRISLGKLTKDIAAVDFSMRIL; via the coding sequence ATGTTTGATCACAACGAAACCTTAGAGCAAGCGCGTCAACGCAACATTACCGATGCACTGACGGAAGATATTGGCGTTTGTGACTGGACCGCCAAACTGGTTCCCCAAAAAAAGGTGCATGCCCAACTGCTCGTCCGTGAGCAGGCAGTTCTGTGTGGGGTTGATTGGTTTGAAGGCGCGCTCAAGAGATTAGATCCTTCAGCTAAGATTACCTGGCATTACCTCGAAGGCGATGAAATGGCGCCCGATACTTTGGTATGCGATATTGAAGCAGGCTCTCAAGCTTTGCTGTCTGCTGAGCGCCCCTGTATTAATTTCTTACAAACTTTATCGGCTACTGCTACTCTCACCCGTGAGTACGTCAATGCGATTGCCGGTGTGAGCCCTAATCCTAATGGCTGTGCTGTGCTGGATACTCGCAAGACTATTCCCGGCTTACGTCAGGCCCAGAAGTACGCTGTCCGAGTAGGTGGTGGCCAAAATCAACGACTTGCCTTATGGCACGGCATTTTGATTAAAGAGAATCACATCGCCGCCGCAGGTAGCATCACTGCAGCCCTTCAGGCTGCTGCCGCTCTGAATGCGGGTGTGGATATTCAGATTGAAGTGGAGAACTTAGCTGAGCTCGATGAAGCCTTAGCTGCTGGAGCCAAAAGTATTCTGCTAGATAACTTCAATCCCATTCAGATGAAATTGGCCGTCTCGATTAATCATGGCCGCGCATTACTGGAAGCCTCAGGTGGCATTGATCTTGAACAGATTCGGGAGATTGCTGCCACTGGTGTAGACCGTATCTCTTTAGGAAAGTTAACGAAAGATATAGCTGCAGTCGATTTCTCGATGCGGATTCTTTAA
- a CDS encoding type II toxin-antitoxin system RelE/ParE family toxin, with protein MAHSVIQMRRFARQYKKLNDNVAKDVDKAIDQIANQPSLGEKKKGELADLRVYKFKSKSQLFLLGYSVNNGLRLIYLEAIGPHENFYRDLKR; from the coding sequence ATGGCTCACTCGGTGATCCAGATGCGCCGCTTCGCCAGGCAGTATAAGAAGCTAAATGATAATGTCGCAAAAGATGTTGATAAAGCAATAGATCAGATTGCAAATCAACCATCATTAGGCGAAAAGAAAAAAGGCGAATTGGCTGATCTGCGAGTCTATAAATTTAAAAGTAAATCTCAGCTATTTCTACTGGGTTACTCGGTTAATAATGGACTCAGACTAATATATCTTGAGGCCATAGGTCCTCATGAAAACTTTTATAGAGACCTCAAAAGGTAG
- a CDS encoding type II toxin-antitoxin system RelE/ParE family toxin: MLEIRKTEEFKAWLDSLHDLMGRAKIQARIKRLAEGNPGNTKSVGSKVFEMKIDFGPGYRIYYTQHENVMYLLLIGGNKRTQVKDIQIAKYLAKNI; this comes from the coding sequence ATGCTCGAAATAAGGAAAACCGAAGAATTTAAAGCGTGGCTAGACTCTCTTCATGATTTGATGGGAAGAGCAAAAATTCAAGCCAGAATTAAACGTTTAGCCGAAGGAAACCCAGGAAATACAAAATCCGTTGGCAGTAAAGTCTTTGAGATGAAGATTGATTTTGGGCCTGGCTACAGGATTTATTACACACAACATGAGAATGTGATGTATCTATTACTTATCGGGGGCAATAAAAGAACTCAGGTTAAAGATATTCAGATTGCAAAATATTTAGCCAAAAACATATAG
- the nadA gene encoding quinolinate synthase NadA: MNSPISFDYPQQDASGATCIAQAWAKTPPHLDGAPKAAVIERIKQLLVEKDAALVAHYYVDGDIQDLAMATGGYVADSLEMARFGKNHSAKNLIVAGVRFMGETAKILSPEKRIFMPDLDATCSLDLGCPADEFAAFRAKHPDRVVVVYANTSAAVKAQADWMVTSSCALAIVHQLKLEGKKILWAPDRHLGRYIQEQTGADMLLWNGACIVHDEFRAEELATLKAKHPNAMVLVHPESPQAVVDLADVVGSTSAMIKAVVEGSTAEYIVATDNGILHRMRQLAPHKKLIEAPTAGNSATCKSCAHCPWMAMNGLQGILDCLEKHSGEILVPEPTRSEALACIERMLAFTQNHPDLLAKAQHGFVKNIGAA; encoded by the coding sequence TTGAACTCACCCATTTCCTTTGATTACCCCCAGCAGGATGCTTCTGGTGCCACCTGTATTGCTCAGGCTTGGGCTAAAACGCCTCCCCATCTAGATGGCGCGCCCAAAGCAGCTGTGATTGAGAGAATTAAGCAACTATTGGTGGAGAAAGATGCTGCACTGGTCGCTCACTATTACGTTGATGGCGATATTCAAGATCTGGCGATGGCCACTGGTGGCTATGTAGCGGATTCGCTTGAGATGGCTCGCTTTGGCAAGAACCATTCTGCCAAGAATTTGATCGTAGCTGGCGTGCGTTTTATGGGTGAGACTGCGAAGATCCTCAGTCCTGAGAAACGTATCTTCATGCCTGACTTAGATGCCACCTGCTCTCTCGATTTAGGTTGCCCTGCTGATGAGTTTGCTGCCTTTAGAGCAAAACATCCCGATCGTGTAGTGGTTGTTTATGCCAATACCAGCGCTGCGGTTAAAGCCCAAGCCGATTGGATGGTCACCAGTTCCTGCGCTTTAGCGATCGTGCATCAACTCAAACTTGAAGGTAAAAAAATACTGTGGGCGCCCGATCGCCACTTGGGTAGATATATTCAGGAACAAACTGGAGCTGACATGCTCCTTTGGAATGGTGCCTGTATCGTCCACGATGAGTTCCGGGCTGAGGAGTTAGCGACTTTAAAAGCCAAACATCCGAATGCCATGGTTCTCGTTCATCCTGAATCACCCCAGGCTGTTGTTGATTTAGCGGATGTCGTGGGTTCAACTTCAGCCATGATTAAAGCCGTCGTCGAAGGTAGCACTGCTGAATACATTGTGGCCACTGATAACGGCATCTTGCATCGCATGCGTCAACTGGCGCCCCATAAGAAACTCATTGAAGCACCCACTGCCGGCAACAGCGCAACCTGCAAAAGCTGTGCTCACTGCCCTTGGATGGCCATGAATGGTCTTCAGGGAATTCTGGATTGCTTAGAGAAACATTCTGGTGAGATTCTGGTTCCAGAGCCCACCCGCTCTGAGGCCCTAGCTTGTATTGAGCGCATGCTCGCCTTTACGCAAAATCATCCTGATTTACTTGCCAAAGCCCAGCATGGTTTTGTCAAAAATATTGGTGCAGCCTAA
- the nadB gene encoding L-aspartate oxidase: MASAQPSSKNPSTQAELPVLIIGAGLAGLTVALHMAESQPVIVMAKRGLGEAATAWAQGGIVGVVDKEHDSIDSHVADTLDAGAGLVVESTARYIAEESAKAIEWLVEQGVPFTADEAGPMGLHLTREGGHSHRRIAHAADATGKAIHEVLLDKARAHTNIQLLEHWIALDLITNRQLDPKTVRNKPNRCYGVYALDIKNNRVETIAAKSVVLATGGVGKVYRYTSNPDTATGDGIAMAWRAGCRVGNMEFIQFHPTCLYHPSDRTFLITEAMRGEGGLLKLPSGERFMPEHDERNELAPRDIVARAIDFEMKKHGLDYVHLDATHLGADFIKEHFPMIYARCLTLGLDITKEPIPVVPAAHYTCGGVVTDLKGRTDLPGLYSVGEATYTGLHGANRLASNSLLECVVIGKAAAQDISEMKNVNLPNLPLWDESQVDDADEQVVIAHNWDELRSLMWNYVGIVRTNRRLERALHRIKLLRYEVQEYYANFKVSRDLIELRNLLECAELIVRSALMRRESRGLHYSRDYPGTWAVSYPTILTPQAQDSE, from the coding sequence ATGGCCAGTGCTCAACCCTCTTCAAAAAATCCTTCTACTCAAGCTGAGTTACCCGTTCTGATTATCGGAGCAGGTCTTGCAGGCTTAACTGTGGCCTTACATATGGCTGAGTCTCAGCCCGTGATCGTGATGGCAAAGCGCGGCTTAGGTGAAGCGGCAACGGCATGGGCACAAGGCGGTATCGTGGGCGTAGTGGATAAAGAGCACGACAGTATTGACTCCCACGTAGCCGATACCTTAGATGCTGGTGCCGGCCTGGTGGTGGAATCTACCGCGCGCTACATCGCAGAGGAAAGCGCTAAGGCAATTGAGTGGTTGGTAGAACAAGGCGTTCCTTTCACTGCTGATGAGGCCGGCCCCATGGGCTTGCATCTGACTCGCGAGGGGGGTCACAGCCATCGTCGTATTGCGCACGCAGCAGATGCTACGGGTAAAGCGATTCATGAAGTCTTGCTAGATAAAGCACGAGCACATACCAATATTCAATTACTAGAGCATTGGATAGCCCTAGATCTCATTACTAATCGCCAGCTAGACCCAAAGACAGTTCGCAATAAACCCAATCGTTGCTATGGAGTCTATGCGCTTGATATTAAGAATAATCGTGTAGAAACGATTGCTGCTAAATCAGTAGTCCTAGCAACTGGTGGAGTAGGTAAGGTCTACCGTTACACCAGTAACCCAGATACTGCTACTGGTGATGGTATTGCCATGGCTTGGCGCGCGGGTTGCCGAGTAGGTAATATGGAATTTATTCAGTTTCATCCAACGTGTTTGTATCACCCGAGCGATCGCACCTTTTTGATTACCGAAGCGATGCGGGGAGAGGGCGGCCTATTGAAGCTACCAAGTGGCGAGCGCTTCATGCCTGAGCACGATGAGCGTAATGAATTAGCCCCGCGTGATATCGTCGCTCGTGCTATCGACTTTGAAATGAAAAAGCATGGCCTTGACTATGTACATCTCGATGCAACCCATCTGGGCGCAGATTTCATTAAAGAACACTTTCCCATGATCTATGCCCGTTGCTTAACACTGGGCCTAGATATCACCAAAGAACCGATTCCGGTAGTGCCGGCAGCACATTACACCTGTGGTGGTGTGGTAACTGATCTTAAAGGGCGCACCGATTTGCCAGGACTTTATTCTGTGGGTGAGGCAACCTATACCGGCCTGCACGGCGCTAATCGTCTGGCCAGCAACTCACTACTAGAGTGTGTGGTGATTGGTAAAGCTGCTGCACAAGATATCTCGGAAATGAAGAACGTTAATCTTCCTAATTTACCCTTGTGGGATGAGAGTCAGGTTGATGATGCTGATGAGCAAGTCGTCATTGCCCATAACTGGGATGAGCTGCGTTCTCTGATGTGGAACTATGTTGGAATCGTGAGAACCAACCGTCGCCTAGAGAGAGCGCTACACCGTATTAAGTTATTACGCTACGAAGTACAAGAGTATTACGCTAACTTCAAAGTATCGAGAGACTTAATCGAACTGCGCAATCTGCTCGAGTGCGCAGAATTGATTGTCAGATCTGCTCTGATGAGAAGAGAGAGCAGGGGTCTGCATTACAGCCGTGATTACCCAGGTACTTGGGCGGTTTCGTATCCAACGATTTTGACCCCTCAAGCACAAGACTCTGAGTAG
- the pgi gene encoding glucose-6-phosphate isomerase — protein MPLKDASNTIHTAVDVILDTAYQGIDDQAWIGLFAQSRKAGLEQLIADLFAGKHVNASEGRAALHSALRNLSKSPVLLDGQDVMPAVSDVWRRIDSLCNQWAGVTDVIHIGIGGSDFGPRLAIEALSHVPGLQSRGMRMHFLSNIDTAELARILQRAQPNSTRVIIVSKSFTTLETTMNAKAVVAWLKDNNCTSGQIAHSLFAVTANVAAAEAFGVEEDNIYPFWDWVGGRYSVWSAVGLPIALQYGFKTFQDFLAGAHAMDLHFKNTPLEENLPVIMALALLHQQEKHDIKAFAAIPYADALDWFPRWLQQLDMESNGKSVGRDGKAVKFSSPVVFGSSGSNAQHSYFQLFHQGTEIIPIDFIAVRKPMSDRPEAVAHHRILLSNCLAQAQALAHGKEAKNPNNVYPGKRPSNLLLLPELNAFYLGALLALYENRTVTLGALWNINSFDQPGVEFGKVLAKPIEQALASGSDAIEAGDSIDDVTAARIRLLNS, from the coding sequence ATGCCCCTTAAAGACGCCTCAAATACCATCCATACTGCAGTTGATGTCATTTTAGATACTGCCTATCAGGGTATTGATGATCAAGCATGGATAGGTCTTTTTGCACAATCTCGCAAAGCTGGCTTAGAGCAATTGATCGCCGATCTCTTTGCCGGCAAGCATGTCAATGCCAGCGAGGGTCGCGCCGCCTTGCACTCTGCCCTGCGTAATTTATCCAAATCCCCCGTTCTATTGGATGGCCAAGATGTCATGCCCGCAGTCAGCGATGTCTGGCGCCGTATTGATAGCCTCTGTAATCAATGGGCTGGTGTTACCGATGTGATTCATATTGGTATTGGGGGCTCAGACTTCGGACCTCGCTTGGCCATTGAGGCTCTCTCTCACGTGCCAGGACTTCAGAGCCGCGGCATGCGTATGCATTTCTTGTCCAATATTGATACTGCGGAGCTGGCTCGCATTTTGCAACGAGCTCAACCCAACAGCACTCGAGTCATTATTGTTTCAAAGTCCTTCACGACTTTAGAGACCACCATGAATGCCAAAGCAGTTGTTGCTTGGCTCAAAGATAACAATTGCACTAGCGGACAAATTGCACACTCCTTGTTTGCAGTCACAGCCAACGTTGCTGCCGCTGAGGCTTTCGGGGTTGAAGAAGACAATATCTATCCATTTTGGGATTGGGTGGGCGGTCGCTATTCCGTTTGGTCGGCGGTCGGCCTCCCAATTGCTCTGCAGTATGGCTTTAAGACTTTCCAAGATTTCTTAGCTGGCGCACATGCAATGGATTTACATTTTAAGAATACGCCGCTAGAAGAAAATCTCCCTGTGATCATGGCGCTCGCACTGTTACATCAGCAAGAGAAACATGACATCAAAGCCTTTGCTGCAATTCCTTACGCTGATGCTTTGGATTGGTTTCCAAGATGGTTACAACAACTTGATATGGAAAGTAATGGCAAGAGTGTTGGGCGTGACGGTAAGGCGGTCAAGTTTTCATCACCGGTGGTATTTGGTAGCTCAGGCAGCAATGCTCAGCACTCCTACTTCCAACTCTTCCACCAGGGAACAGAGATCATTCCAATTGACTTCATTGCGGTTCGTAAACCCATGAGCGATCGCCCTGAGGCGGTGGCCCATCACCGCATCCTGCTCTCTAATTGTTTAGCACAAGCGCAAGCCTTAGCGCACGGCAAGGAAGCCAAAAATCCAAACAATGTCTATCCAGGCAAGCGTCCGAGCAATCTCCTATTACTACCTGAGCTCAATGCCTTCTATCTTGGCGCACTACTAGCTCTCTATGAAAATCGCACCGTCACTCTAGGCGCCCTTTGGAATATCAACAGTTTTGACCAGCCTGGTGTTGAGTTTGGGAAGGTCCTGGCCAAACCAATTGAGCAGGCATTGGCCAGTGGTTCAGATGCCATTGAAGCGGGTGACAGTATTGATGACGTCACTGCAGCCCGTATTCGCTTGTTAAATTCTTAA
- a CDS encoding phosphomannomutase/phosphoglucomutase: MQLSPSIFKAYDIRGIIDETLDPSIAKLIGQALGTEMRELGETEVVIGRDGRLSGPSLIAALTEGLLSTGMNVIDLGMVATPMVYFAANQTIDGKKPKSGVMITGSHNPPNYNGFKMVLGGAAIYGEQIQKLRKRIENKEFATGQGTRSTFDIFPMYLKHIVGDVKLARPMKIAVDCGNGVGGAFAGQLFRALGCEVQELFCEVDGHFPNHHPDPAHIENLEDLIKNLQTTDNELGLAFDGDADRLGVVTKDGQVIFPDRQMMLFAKDVLSRNPGGQIIYDVKCTRNLATWVKQHGGEPLMWKTGHSLVKAKLKETGAPLAGEMSGHIFFKDRWFGFDDGLYTGARLLEILSKEKDPNQTLNNLPNAICTPELQLACAEGEPFALLEVIKANAKFPTSESINTIDGVRVEYPDGFGLARPSNTTPVVVMRFEADTEEAIARIQAEFKAVLLAVKPDAKLPF, from the coding sequence GTGCAACTCTCCCCTTCTATCTTCAAGGCTTATGATATTCGCGGCATCATTGATGAGACTCTAGATCCATCGATTGCCAAACTGATTGGCCAAGCACTTGGTACTGAGATGCGTGAACTCGGTGAGACTGAGGTCGTGATTGGTCGTGATGGTCGCCTATCTGGCCCTAGCTTAATTGCCGCCTTAACAGAAGGTCTGCTCTCGACTGGTATGAATGTGATCGACCTCGGAATGGTTGCCACCCCAATGGTGTACTTTGCAGCCAACCAAACCATCGATGGCAAGAAACCTAAGTCTGGCGTAATGATTACTGGCAGTCACAACCCGCCCAATTACAACGGCTTCAAGATGGTGCTCGGTGGCGCTGCGATTTATGGCGAGCAGATTCAGAAACTACGCAAGCGCATTGAGAACAAGGAGTTTGCAACAGGTCAAGGCACTCGCTCTACCTTTGACATCTTCCCGATGTACCTCAAGCATATTGTTGGTGATGTGAAACTGGCTCGTCCAATGAAGATTGCAGTTGATTGCGGCAATGGTGTTGGTGGCGCATTTGCTGGTCAATTATTCCGCGCTTTGGGCTGTGAAGTGCAAGAGCTCTTTTGCGAGGTTGATGGTCACTTTCCAAATCACCACCCGGATCCAGCCCATATCGAGAACCTAGAAGATCTGATTAAGAACTTACAGACTACTGATAATGAACTCGGTCTCGCTTTTGATGGCGATGCCGATCGTTTGGGCGTGGTTACTAAAGATGGTCAAGTGATTTTCCCTGACCGTCAAATGATGTTATTTGCCAAGGATGTTCTCTCTCGAAATCCTGGTGGGCAGATTATTTACGACGTGAAGTGCACTCGCAACCTAGCTACCTGGGTTAAGCAACATGGTGGCGAGCCCCTGATGTGGAAAACGGGTCACTCTTTAGTGAAAGCCAAACTCAAAGAAACAGGCGCCCCACTCGCCGGCGAAATGTCAGGCCATATCTTCTTCAAGGATCGTTGGTTTGGGTTTGATGACGGTCTTTATACAGGTGCACGTCTGCTTGAGATTCTGTCTAAAGAAAAAGATCCGAATCAAACTTTAAACAATCTGCCAAATGCCATTTGTACCCCTGAGTTGCAACTGGCCTGCGCCGAAGGTGAGCCATTTGCATTACTCGAGGTGATTAAAGCGAATGCCAAGTTCCCCACTTCAGAATCCATCAACACAATCGATGGTGTACGAGTTGAATACCCAGATGGTTTTGGCTTAGCTAGACCATCAAACACTACCCCAGTTGTTGTGATGCGTTTTGAAGCAGATACTGAGGAAGCGATTGCTCGTATTCAGGCAGAATTTAAGGCTGTGCTCTTGGCTGTCAAGCCAGATGCTAAGTTGCCGTTTTAA
- a CDS encoding AbrB/MazE/SpoVT family DNA-binding domain-containing protein: protein MAPALKVEQTVQEWGNGLGVRITSPVAKAAHLSQGVPISVEVVKNGVLLRIVGKPKLSLSQKLKAFDPEQHGGEVMPSKPIGKEII, encoded by the coding sequence ATGGCTCCAGCTCTCAAAGTTGAGCAAACAGTACAGGAGTGGGGTAACGGCTTAGGCGTTAGGATTACTTCTCCAGTAGCTAAAGCAGCCCATTTGTCCCAAGGCGTCCCCATTTCTGTAGAGGTGGTCAAGAACGGAGTACTCCTTCGTATTGTCGGCAAACCTAAACTCAGCCTTAGTCAAAAACTCAAGGCATTTGACCCTGAGCAACATGGCGGCGAAGTGATGCCATCAAAACCCATTGGGAAAGAAATTATTTAA